CGAGCAGCCACCACATTTACCACTACTTGCAACCTCCCCTCTTTAGATTGTGGTAAGATATGGATCGATAAATTCcctttttgttaaaaaaataaaagatttttagatttttctatttaaacaTAATTTGAACGAAATGATAGATTTGCAATATGGTTAATTAATTAGTCAGTGTGGTGTTTATCTTTTGTCGTTAGATTTGTGTGGACTGTGTTTATGAACTGTGCAGGTATAACCATATGAGTGGTTTCAGCAACGGTCAGTTCCGAGGATTTGGGGAGTTTGGTCTGCAAAAGACAACAAgaataaaagtattaaaataacGAGaaagtgtgtgtgttttttttttaatttggtctGTTGTTCGGTTGGTTCAATACTTAAATATGACCCATCAATTAATAtcgttttcatatttattatggtaatatttttaaataattgcaTCATCATAGACTTGCTTTTATAATAGGCGTGGGTATTGTTACATAATGCAATCAGGGCAAAACTCAATTCAAATTCTAGTTTCAAATTTCAAACCTACAAGAGATTCATAAAGTAATCATAATTGACAAAACAAAGAATGATTAAATCTCTTTGGTTTGAACCAAACCAGAGACTTGGTCTGGCGTGGACCAGAGCCATAGAGCCTTTGACTTTCAATTGACGCTTGGTCAACATATTTGCCTTATTACGACTCGTGTAACCAACGCGCATAAAATTTAGCGCGTGGAAGCTTAATCTATATATCGCATTACACGCTCGCTGTACTTTCTCCACTCCCACTTGTCTCTGCTTCTAAACTCTTTAATACTTTTGTCCGAACAAAAAACTCAACCGGAGAacaaatttagcaaaaaaaaccATCGGGTGATTTTCCGGCGATGAAGTAACTATGGGTTTCTTCGGTCGACTGTTCGGTAGTAAGAAGAAGCAGGAGAAGTCATCGCTGACAAATAACAACAGACGAAAATGGAGCTTCACCGCCAGATCCTCAAATCCCGCGACGGCTTTATCGGCGTCGTCTTCTCATCCAAGCAAGAGACGTTCCGATGAAGGAGTCTTGGACGCCAACCAGCATGCAATAGCCGTCGCAGCTGCCACCGCTGCTGTAGCTGAGGCGGCACTAGCAGCTGCTCATGCGGCGGCGGAGGTCGTGAGGCTTACCGGAAGAGGTAGTGGTAGAGCCTCGTCGGTTAATCAAACTAATCGGAATAACCGCCGGTGGAGTCAGGAGTATGCAGCGGCGATAAAGATTCAATCAGCTTTCCGTGGCTACTTGGTTAGTTTAACTTTCCCTTAATtaataatcttaaaattaaattcgaaaattttaattttaattgagTGTGGAATAGCTGTATGATATTGATATAAATAATTACTGAAAATCATAAAGGATAATCtcaatttgtatttttgtaaatgGTCCCGGATATGTACTTTGAAAAGAGACAAAATGTATATGAAACTTGTTAGAAGCAGATACGATTCTCTACCGACACTAATGTTATCTGGTACGACAAGTAGTTTAAAGACACTCTATAACGTATTAGGTGTGTAACCATCTAGAAGAAATTAAAGTAGTTGGGAAACTAAAAGTAGATTTAATATTCCTTTGTAGTTTTGAGTTAGGTGTGTAGATTGTgtaacaaaaacatttttatttttttttattttaggcGAGGAGGGCGTTGAGAGCATTGAAAGCGTTAGTGAAGCTCCAAGCGTTAGTTAAAGGGCATATAGTGAGGAAACAAACAGCTGATATGCTGCGTCGGATGCAAACGCTGGTTAGGCTCCAAGCTCGAGCTCGAGCATCGCGTTCTTCCCACGTTTCAGAGTCACTCTCAGAGGCTGAATACATCAAGCTCATTGCAATGGACCATCACCATAACCATCGTTCTCAGATGGGTTCGAGCCGTTGGAACGCACCGCTGTACAGTGAAGACAATGACAAGATCTTAGAAGTCGACACTTGGAAGCCTCACTTCCCTTCCTACCATAAGGAGTCCCCAAGGAAAAGAGGATCACTTATGGTCCCGACAAGTGTGAATAACAGTCCACAAGTAAGGTCTAGACCAGGAAGCAGCAGCGGTGGCGGTTCAAGGAGAAGAACGCCGTTTACGCCAACGAGAAGCGAGTACG
Above is a window of Brassica napus cultivar Da-Ae chromosome A10, Da-Ae, whole genome shotgun sequence DNA encoding:
- the LOC125575684 gene encoding protein IQ-DOMAIN 24-like, translated to MGFFGRLFGSKKKQEKSSLTNNNRRKWSFTARSSNPATALSASSSHPSKRRSDEGVLDANQHAIAVAAATAAVAEAALAAAHAAAEVVRLTGRGSGRASSVNQTNRNNRRWSQEYAAAIKIQSAFRGYLARRALRALKALVKLQALVKGHIVRKQTADMLRRMQTLVRLQARARASRSSHVSESLSEAEYIKLIAMDHHHNHRSQMGSSRWNAPLYSEDNDKILEVDTWKPHFPSYHKESPRKRGSLMVPTSVNNSPQVRSRPGSSSGGGSRRRTPFTPTRSEYEYYSGYHPNYMANTESYRAKVRSQSAPRQRLREFSSESGYKRSGQGQYYYYTAAAERSFDQRSDYGGVYF